One window of Trichomycterus rosablanca isolate fTriRos1 chromosome 2, fTriRos1.hap1, whole genome shotgun sequence genomic DNA carries:
- the LOC134335234 gene encoding NACHT, LRR and PYD domains-containing protein 13-like encodes MFHLFFLRLIRCSLTGESHAALSSVLSSNSNNLRDLNLSNNKLQDSGVKLLSAALKNPHCKLEILRSLIMQAAGEGHITPVDLQHKFQKKLIKKEEDEDDDDDFFCEVTLIPAELVSSVNLLFSEDQQCGGFQMKPVKKEEPEDKDGRYSD; translated from the exons atgtttcatcttttctttctcAGGTTGATACGTTGTTCTCTAACAGGTGAAAGTCATGcagctctgtcctcagttctcagttcaaactccaacaatctgagagatctgaacctgagtaacaataagctgcaggattcaggagtgaagctgctctctgctgcactgaagaatccacactgtaaactggagatactgag atctttaataatgcaggcAGCAGGAGAGGGACACATCACtcctgtggatctacaacataAATTCCagaagaaactaataaaaaaggaagaggatgaagatgatgatgatgatttcttct gtgaagtcactttaatccctgcGGAACTCGTCAGTTCTGTGAAcctgctcttctcagaggaccaacagtgtggaggtttccagatgaagcctgtgaagaaggaagaacctgaagataaagatggaagatactca gattga
- the LOC134335269 gene encoding gastrula zinc finger protein XlCGF67.1-like, whose protein sequence is MTELEDLTPTRSSSDQQTSSGAVSINSSLTREQNRRNVCSQCGKSFRFLSALKTHQRIHTGEKPYWCSQCGKGFTQQSALKIHQHIHTGEKPYQCSQCGKSFITQTNLKTHQRIHTEERPYQCSQCGRSFKYQSFFKIHQHIHTGEKPYQCSQCGKSFRFQSHLKRHQRIHTGEKLYQCSQCEKSFNQESKLKEHQCIHTGEKPYQCSQCKEF, encoded by the coding sequence ATGACTGAActtgaggatctgacgcccaccagaagctccagtgatcagcagacgtcctctggtgctgtcagcattaacagctctctcaccagagaacagaacagaaggaacgtctgctcacagtgtgggaagagcttcaggttcctgAGTGCTCTCAagacacaccagcgcattcacactggagagaaaccatattggtgctcacagtgtgggaaaggTTTTActcaacagagtgctctcaagatacaccagcacattcacaccggagagaaaccatatcagtgctctcagtgtgggaagagttttattacacagactaatctcaaaacacaccagcgcattcacactgaagagagaccgtatcagtgctcacagtgtgggagaaGCTTTAAGTACCAGAGTTTTTTCAAAATAcatcagcacattcacactggagagaaaccgtatcagtgctcacagtgtgggaagagctttaggttccagagtcatctcaaaagacaccagcgcattcacactggagagaaactgtatcagtgctcacagtgtgaaaagagttttaatcaagaGAGTAAACTCAAAgaacaccagtgcattcacactggagagaaaccatatcagtgctcacagtgtaaagagttttaa
- the LOC134335035 gene encoding NLR family CARD domain-containing protein 3-like, which produces MNQTDLANTLQTKLISVYQKNLKTKLREKYKRINEGISQHGSSVLLDQIYTELYITEGSSGGVNNEHEVRQIETTSRRPTTQEKPIKCNDLFKDTSIRTVLTKGVAGIGKTVSVQKFILDWAEGKANQNVLFMVPLPFRELNLMKEKHLSLMELLHYFFPELKKIKSINCSTYKIIFIFDGLDECRLPLNFQNNETVWDVTESASVDVLLTNLIKGNLLPSALLWITSRPAAANQIPPECVAQVTEVRGFSDPQKEEYFRKRISDEDLASKIIKHMKSSRSLYIMCHIPGFCWISASVLERILGEAEGGEIPKTLTQMFTHFLIFQIKHKEKKYHEKCDPDAHQTRETILALGKLAFQQLEKGNLIFYEEDLRECGIDVREVSVYSGVCTQIFREEFGLHLKVFSFVHLSVQEFLAALFAFICKNPTEQQTTDLSDLFTKSSMSDFLKSAVDKALQSENGHLDLFLRFLLGLSLESNQTLLRDLLTQTGSSSHSKQETVEYIKEKIRENPSPEKSINLFHCLNELNDHSLVQEVQIYLNRIEPCYEYYDPGCLSGTRLSPAQWSALVFVLLN; this is translated from the exons ATGAACCAGACAGATTTAGCCAACACACTGCAGACCA AGCTGATCTCTGTTTATCAGAAGAACCTCAAAACCAAACTGAGAGAGAAATATAAAAGAATTAATGAAGGAATCTCACAGCATGGATCATCAGTTCTCCTGGATCAGATCTACACTGAGCTCTACATCACAGAGGGTTCGAGTGGAGGCGtcaataatgaacatgaggtGAGACAGATTGAAACGACATCCAGGAGACCAACAACACAGGAGAAACCGATCAAATGTAATGACCTCTTTAAAGACACGTCaatcagaactgtgctgactaaaggagttgctggaattggaaaaacagtctctgtgcagaagttcattctggacTGGGCTGAAGGAAAAGCCAATCAGAACGTTCTCTTCATGGTCCCACTTCCCTTTAGAGAGCTGAATCTGATGAAGGAGAAACATCTCAGTCTGATGGAGcttcttcattatttttttccagaattgaaaaaaataaaatcaataaactgCAGCACCTACAAGATCATTTTCATctttgatggtctggatgagtgtcgacTTCCTCTAAACTTCCAGAACAATGAGACTGTGTGGGATGTAACAGAATCAGCCTCAGTGGATGTGCTGCTGACAAACCTCATCAAGGGGAACCTGCTTCCCTCTGCTCTCCTCTGGATCACCTCTCGACCAGCTgcagccaatcagatccctCCTGAGTGTGTAGCCCAGGTAACAGAGGTACGAGGGTTCAGTGATCCTCAGAAAGAGGAGTACTTCAGGAAGAGGATCAGTGATGAGGACCTGGCCAGTAAAATCATCAAACACATGAAGTCATCaagaagcctctacatcatgtgtcacattccagGCTTCTGCTGGATTTCAGCCTCTGTTCTAGAGAGAATTCTGGGTGAAGCAGAGGGTGGAGAGatccccaaaactctgactcaaaTGTTCACCCACTTCCTGATCTTTCAGATCAAACACAAGGAGAAAAAGTATCATGAGAAATGTGACCCCGAcgctcatcagaccagagagacgatactggcactgggaaaactggctttccaacagctggagaaaggaaacctgatcttctatgaAGAAGACCTGAGAGAGTGTGGTATTGATGTCAGAGAAGTGTCAGTGTACTCAGGAGTGTGCACCCAAATCTTCAGAGAGGAGTTTGGGTTACACCTAAAGGTCTTCAGCTTTGTTCATCTGAGCGTCCAGGAGTTTCTGGCTGCTTTATTTGCATTCATCTGCAAAAATCCAACAGAACAACAAACCACTGATCTGTCTGATTTGTTCACCAAGTCCAGCATGTCTGATTTTCTCAAGAGTGCAGTGGACAAGGCCTTACAGAGTGAGAATGGACACCTGGACCTTTTCCTTCGCTTCCTTCTGGGTCTTTCACTGGAGTCCAATCAGACTCTCTTACGAGACCTACTGACACAGACAGgaagtagctctcacagtaaacAGGAAACTGTAGAGTACATCAAGGAGAAAATCAGGGAGAATCCCTCACCAGagaaatccatcaatctgttccactgtctgaatgaactgaatGATCATTCTCTAGTGCAGGAGGTCCAGATTTACCTAAACAGAATAGAACCTTGTTATGAATATTATGATCCTGGTTGTCTCAGTGGAACCAGACTCTCTCCTGCTCAGTGGTCAGcactggtgtttgtgttgctgaacTAA